The Triticum aestivum cultivar Chinese Spring chromosome 5A, IWGSC CS RefSeq v2.1, whole genome shotgun sequence genomic sequence AATTCACGAATCGAAGGCCTTCGTACGTAGGGGGTCTTTCTTTGTTTGGTACCAGAGCAGTTCATCCCGACAAAgttgccatcaaaatcaacaacgggACCTCCAATCCCCACCTAGCACAAACATGAGGATGAAGTTATGCATTAAAAATGCAATTAATAATTCCTGAAACCAAGGATATGCATCGGCACATACAATGATATAAGCCATTCATACCATCATATAGCAGTTATATGTTTGAACTGTACAGACTAAAGCAGCTAGCTCACCTCATGGATTCGGCATGTGCTTAACATCTCCTCATCTGTAAGAGCGCATACAGAGGCAAGATCTACTCCACTTGTGGTCTTTAATTCTCCTGAATCATAATAGCGCCATACAGCTGCTACCTTCCTATAAGGCTCAAACTGCGTGGCACGATCAAGACTTAGATGACATAGATGGGGGGGATCAATAACATCGTCGTTCTTGATTTTGACGATAAAAAAATCAACATATATCTCAGGATTCTCTATCCACCCAGTGACAATCTGATCATCGGGAAGGCGTACTTTAATCTGAAATGAGCACAGGGCAATGGCTGTACTGAATTAATCATTACAGGTGCAGCATATATATTAGCATAACTAAAAATACAGAAAAGGTTACCGTCAAACTTTCAGTGATCTTCCCTAACCGACAAGTATAAGGAATCAAATTTATCGATGTCAGGAAACACGTGGCATCAGGACATGAGCTTTCGATGCATGTGCCCGTGCATTCGTGTAATTGGGTATCACCTGGAGAGGGAGAGAGTCATACGTGCAAACTGAATAGCTGGTCATCAAAAACGATGTAACATGAGAAATTAAGGACAGTATAATCACCAACCATCGAATGAGGCCAGCGCCACAATACTCATGCTTAATCTGGAAAGTACTTGCTTACTCAAGGCACCTTTTCTGGATTTACTCAATTTCTCTACGGACTTAGCACTCAAACCTAGTTAATTGAAATAAAATCATGTGTGATACAGTTAACAGAACGGTCTACTATGAATAGTCAGGAAAAGGAAGCAGAAATGGGCTCACTTGGCCTAATTGCTTTCATCTCACTGTTCATTCTTGCCCTTGAAACATCATCAAACCCTTCCTTAACTCTAACACTGCTGCATAACGTAGAAAACTCAAAGTGATAAATCCACGAAGGCAATGTATCGCAACCACATAAAAAAAATGAGCTAGTATTAAACAAGGGAAATTTAGAACAGGGAAATTTAAAAATGAGCTAGATTAATGCAAGTTTAGAGTGTAGCAGAAATATGCATTACCGCCAGATATTTCACAGCAGAGAAatgtaagaaaatcataaacaatTTCCCCATGGGTCTTCTTGTTAAATGTAAGTTCAAGTGCAGCAGAAATATGTATTAGCGCCGGCATTGAAATAACAACCTTAATCTAGTGCAGTGCAGATCTaaacaattaaagaaaagaaacacaTGAGTAGAAAAAATAGCTAATAGTACAGTTTTTGGGATATAAACTCGTAAACCTTGGAACCTGCTCTTTGGCTTTGAGAATGACACACCTTGCACACAAACTCAAATAAAAATAGAAGGGATACGTAGAATAGGATGCAGTAAGAGAGAAGCATGAGTAAGCCAAAGAGGGAAGGACAGTTCATCAATACTGAAAGTGTACATACCTGACCTTCCCGTGAAGCACCAAGAATCGGAAAATTCCCTCCCTTCGCACGTAAGCAGTCTTCTCCATTTTGGTACGAGAGGAGTTCATCCCGACAAAgttgccatcaaaatcaacaagaGGGCCTCCAATCCCCGCCTAGCACAGAAGTGACAATGAAGTTACACAGAGAAAATGCATGCAATTCATAATGGCTGAAAGCCTGAAACTGTATAAAAGCAGCTCACCTTGTGGATCCGGCACGTGCTTACGATTGTCTCATTGGTTGGAGAGGCGAGATTTAGTCCACTTGTGGCTGTTAAAAATCCTGAACTGAAACAGCGGCATACAGCTGCTACCTTCGTATGTGGCTCAGACTGCATGTCACAGTCAAGACTTGCGGCATCAATACCAGACACATTCTTGATGTTGACAATGAAAAAATCAACATATATCTTAGGATCCTCTATCCACCCAGTGACAATCCGATCATTCGGAAGGCGTACTTTTATCTGAAATGAGCGCAAGGTGAATTAATGATTACAGGTGCAACATATATACAAGCATAATTAATAACCAAGGAAAAGAGTAGAGAAAAAAATTACATTCAAACTTGCAGCTGCGCGAGTAGGTGGAATCAACCGTCTCGATGTCAGGATTGTAGCTTCAGAATCAGAACATGAGGTTTCAATGCATATGCCTGTGCATTCACGTAACTTGGTATCACCTACGTACGCACAGAGAGAAAGTCAAGCGTGCAGACAAAATAACTGGTCACTAAAAACAGGCAATATGAGAAAGTATTAACAGCAAGTAAAATCACTAACCATCGAACGAAGCAAGCGACACGACACTCCTGCGCAATCTTGAAACTACTTGCTCACTAAGTTCACTCAGGGCGCCTGGACTGGATCCACTCGAGCTGTCCAATCTCTCTGCAAAGGTACCACACAAAGCTAGTTAATTGAAAATAAAATCATGTGTGATACAGTTAATAGAAGAGGATCTCAAAGCAATGTTGGAGGGCTGAAGATAAGAGGTTCCATGTAGCTCG encodes the following:
- the LOC123104724 gene encoding uncharacterized protein isoform X2, translated to MMKNKRRLVRGDEEQRPYKRVARPKRLDSSSGSSPGALSELSEQVVSRLRRSVVSLASFDGDTKLRECTGICIETSCSDSEATILTSRRLIPPTRAAASLNIKVRLPNDRIVTGWIEDPKIYVDFFIVNIKNVSGIDAASLDCDMQSEPHTKVAAVCRCFSSGFLTATSGLNLASPTNETIVSTCRIHKAGIGGPLVDFDGNFVGMNSSRTKMEKTAYVRREGIFRFLVLHGKVSVRVKEGFDDVSRARMNSEMKAIRPSLSAKSVEKLSKSRKGALSKQVLSRLSMSIVALASFDGDTQLHECTGTCIESSCPDATCFLTSINLIPYTCRLGKITESLTIKVRLPDDQIVTGWIENPEIYVDFFIVKIKNDDVIDPPHLCHLSLDRATQFEPYRKVAAVWRYYDSGELKTTSGVDLASVCALTDEEMLSTCRIHEVGIGGPVVDFDGNFVGMNCSGTKQRKTPYVRRPSIREFMWFCEMVSVKEEVDEAATARFKSRYGDSAFLRAGGGQYIHLLDDTFKKDILRKPLGGFGLEMDQSAYSLASESSKLLASKMNRSVVSLASFNGFAKKFSCSGVFIKGEACSATILTSASLFRVPGSSHRIDDNLRIEVCLPNQFRVVGILNCYNLHYNVALVDIMGFWRPRIIKIHGHPVTSSMDVIAVGSLFACRKLMVVEGKVLIGKQSKLDCKELCVSTCKITKAGIGGPLIDNDGNFVGMNFYDEEETSFLPRDVIHRLLLNLNKKRTSADGTIVEGVENRWLLPGGTHGNTETVAPIDGNKWPLPAPRYVGRRANPLPRHKWPLPRGRKPLPM
- the LOC123104724 gene encoding uncharacterized protein isoform X1; protein product: MMKNKRRLVRGDEEQRPYKRVARPKRLDSSSGSSPGALSELSEQVVSRLRRSVVSLASFDGDTKLRECTGICIETSCSDSEATILTSRRLIPPTRAAASLNIKVRLPNDRIVTGWIEDPKIYVDFFIVNIKNVSGIDAASLDCDMQSEPHTKVAAVCRCFSSGFLTATSGLNLASPTNETIVSTCRIHKAGIGGPLVDFDGNFVGMNSSRTKMEKTAYVRREGIFRFLVLHGKVSSVRVKEGFDDVSRARMNSEMKAIRPSLSAKSVEKLSKSRKGALSKQVLSRLSMSIVALASFDGDTQLHECTGTCIESSCPDATCFLTSINLIPYTCRLGKITESLTIKVRLPDDQIVTGWIENPEIYVDFFIVKIKNDDVIDPPHLCHLSLDRATQFEPYRKVAAVWRYYDSGELKTTSGVDLASVCALTDEEMLSTCRIHEVGIGGPVVDFDGNFVGMNCSGTKQRKTPYVRRPSIREFMWFCEMVSVKEEVDEAATARFKSRYGDSAFLRAGGGQYIHLLDDTFKKDILRKPLGGFGLEMDQSAYSLASESSKLLASKMNRSVVSLASFNGFAKKFSCSGVFIKGEACSATILTSASLFRVPGSSHRIDDNLRIEVCLPNQFRVVGILNCYNLHYNVALVDIMGFWRPRIIKIHGHPVTSSMDVIAVGSLFACRKLMVVEGKVLIGKQSKLDCKELCVSTCKITKAGIGGPLIDNDGNFVGMNFYDEEETSFLPRDVIHRLLLNLNKKRTSADGTIVEGVENRWLLPGGTHGNTETVAPIDGNKWPLPAPRYVGRRANPLPRHKWPLPRGRKPLPM